One genomic region from Cardinium endosymbiont of Dermatophagoides farinae encodes:
- a CDS encoding ankyrin repeat domain-containing protein, producing the protein MLSISGAYVHARDSTAVVPLNALPHLTKDKPSGVDKQLIYAIQENNLQQVTALLHNNKNINHQDFLGYSPLHYAAKRAKAAIVASLIEAKALLNQCSVKNENTPLLLAVKRGDKKIVSLLLAAGANPNIVNRKGYDALQLAIQQNRKDLVQLLLQAGATTSTGVSPLLLAIKRRSLPIVQLLLQQKEMVETRDKEGYTELHWAAKKNVPAVFRALLKSRRFNVNAKADNGATPLHIIAANKKSKLVKTLLACPLLEVNVQDSTGSTPLHYAAAFNHLKAVNGLLCHPSFNTKLHNTKLDNTNLDNTNLQNHLGETALHYAVQCQHLAIVKKLLPRVGKGVYIQNKKEVTPLELAAMDQNDPAIYNLILAHVNLLGVD; encoded by the coding sequence ATGCTATCCATCAGTGGTGCATACGTCCATGCTAGGGATAGCACCGCTGTAGTTCCTTTAAATGCACTGCCCCATTTAACTAAAGATAAGCCGTCTGGTGTAGATAAACAGCTGATATACGCGATTCAAGAGAATAACTTGCAACAAGTTACTGCTTTACTGCATAATAATAAAAATATTAACCATCAAGATTTTTTAGGATATAGCCCATTGCATTATGCTGCTAAACGTGCTAAAGCAGCAATTGTGGCATCTCTGATTGAAGCCAAAGCTTTGTTGAATCAATGCAGTGTTAAAAATGAGAATACACCTTTGTTGCTGGCGGTTAAAAGGGGAGATAAAAAGATTGTATCGCTTTTGCTGGCCGCTGGTGCCAATCCAAATATTGTAAATCGTAAAGGATACGATGCATTACAGCTTGCTATTCAACAAAATAGGAAAGACCTTGTCCAGTTGTTGTTACAAGCAGGTGCCACCACTAGCACTGGAGTCAGTCCATTATTACTGGCCATTAAAAGGCGTAGTCTGCCCATCGTTCAGCTGTTGTTGCAGCAAAAAGAAATGGTTGAAACCCGTGATAAAGAGGGATATACCGAGTTGCATTGGGCTGCTAAGAAAAATGTGCCAGCTGTTTTTCGAGCCTTATTAAAGTCCCGGCGCTTTAATGTTAATGCAAAAGCCGATAACGGTGCTACGCCACTCCATATTATAGCTGCAAATAAAAAAAGTAAGTTGGTAAAAACTTTGTTGGCTTGCCCTTTATTGGAGGTAAATGTACAAGATAGTACGGGCAGTACACCATTGCATTATGCAGCAGCTTTTAATCATCTAAAGGCTGTGAATGGCTTGTTGTGTCATCCTTCTTTTAATACCAAACTACATAATACCAAGCTAGATAATACTAATCTAGATAATACCAATCTACAAAACCATCTAGGCGAAACTGCCTTACATTATGCGGTTCAATGCCAACATCTAGCTATTGTAAAAAAACTCTTGCCACGTGTTGGTAAAGGGGTATACATACAAAATAAAAAGGAGGTTACACCATTAGAACTTGCCGCTATGGATCAAAACGATCCTGCAATTTATAACTTAATACTAGCCCATGTAAACCTTTTAGGCGTTGATTAG